The proteins below come from a single Asanoa ferruginea genomic window:
- a CDS encoding bifunctional 4-hydroxy-2-oxoglutarate aldolase/2-dehydro-3-deoxy-phosphogluconate aldolase, with protein sequence MTDFATLLHGKPLLAILRNVPIERAVSLAEAVWDSGLGAVEVPIQNPQAVECLRAVAAAAAARGAVVGAGTVVTVEQVAVAADAGAVFTVAPGLDLDVVAASAAAGLPHLPGVATPSEVHHAVKAGCTWLKAFPAGSLGAGWLREVRGPFPDVRFVATGGISAHNARDFLDAGAKALGVGGAVTREGGLAELLTVLSAA encoded by the coding sequence ATGACCGACTTCGCGACGCTGCTGCACGGCAAGCCCCTGCTGGCGATTCTGCGCAACGTGCCGATCGAGCGGGCTGTGTCGCTCGCCGAGGCGGTCTGGGACAGCGGTCTCGGCGCCGTCGAAGTGCCGATCCAGAACCCGCAGGCCGTCGAATGCCTGCGCGCCGTGGCCGCCGCCGCGGCGGCCCGCGGCGCGGTGGTCGGCGCGGGCACGGTGGTGACCGTGGAGCAGGTGGCGGTCGCCGCCGACGCCGGTGCGGTGTTCACCGTGGCGCCGGGCCTCGACCTCGACGTGGTCGCCGCCAGCGCGGCGGCTGGCCTGCCGCACCTGCCCGGCGTGGCCACCCCGTCGGAGGTGCACCACGCGGTGAAGGCGGGCTGCACCTGGCTCAAGGCCTTCCCGGCGGGTTCGCTCGGCGCGGGCTGGCTGCGCGAGGTGCGCGGCCCGTTCCCCGACGTGCGGTTCGTGGCGACCGGCGGGATCAGCGCGCACAACGCCCGCGACTTCCTCGACGCGGGCGCCAAAGCCCTCGGCGTGGGCGGCGCGGTGACCCGCGAAGGCGGCCTGGCCGAACTGCTGACGGTGCTGTCGGCGGCCTGA
- a CDS encoding RNA polymerase sigma factor: MTAAAAAGGASATYDQVDFDDFYAAKFDVLRSQLYAYLGDRAEAQDLVQEAFCRAYSRWAKIRKYDDPYAWVRRVAWNLATSRLRRQKTFTTFLRRQREEHHDGPSPDRVALVAALAKIPPKLRRAVVLHYLGQLSVAEIAAQEEVPEGTVKSWLSRGRTALAEHLTDDRKGESHV, from the coding sequence ATGACCGCAGCCGCGGCTGCAGGTGGCGCCTCAGCCACGTATGACCAGGTCGACTTCGACGATTTCTACGCGGCGAAGTTCGACGTTCTCCGGTCGCAGCTCTACGCGTACCTCGGTGACCGGGCCGAGGCGCAGGACCTGGTCCAGGAGGCCTTCTGCCGTGCCTACAGCAGATGGGCCAAGATCCGGAAGTACGACGACCCCTACGCCTGGGTTCGCCGGGTCGCCTGGAATCTGGCCACCAGCCGGCTGCGGCGGCAGAAGACGTTCACCACGTTCCTGCGCCGCCAGCGGGAAGAGCATCACGACGGCCCGTCGCCGGATCGGGTGGCGCTGGTCGCGGCCTTGGCGAAGATACCGCCGAAGCTGCGCCGGGCCGTCGTTCTGCACTACCTCGGGCAACTGTCGGTCGCGGAGATCGCGGCGCAGGAAGAGGTGCCCGAGGGCACCGTCAAAAGTTGGCTCAGCCGCGGGCGCACCGCCCTCGCCGAGCACCTCACGGATGACCGGAAAGGAGAATCACATGTCTGA
- a CDS encoding aldo/keto reductase family protein, translated as MEHRALGRSGLWVSEIIYGNWLTHGESVDRAAATACVRAALDAGITTFDTADVYAQGEAEVVLGEALRGVRRESLELATKVCLPTGTGPNDRGLSRKHVLESCHASLRRLGTDYVDLYQAHRFDQRTPLEETLVAFDDLVRQGKVRYIGVSEWTAAQISEALTLADELGPTRRIVANQPQYNMLWRVIEPEVLPLCRREGIAQIVFQPLAQGVLTGKYLPGSAPPAGSRAAGAGRAPRFIGRVLGDAVLDRVQRLRPLADQAGLTMAQLAIAWTLRTDGISGAIIGATRPEQVTENASAAGVHLTPEILAAIDQTLGDLVDTDPTKTADMFAVKPEWAAA; from the coding sequence ATGGAGCATCGTGCGCTGGGCCGGTCCGGCCTGTGGGTCAGCGAGATCATCTACGGCAACTGGCTGACCCACGGGGAGAGCGTCGACCGGGCCGCGGCGACGGCCTGTGTGCGGGCCGCCCTCGACGCGGGCATCACCACCTTCGACACCGCCGACGTGTATGCGCAGGGCGAGGCCGAGGTCGTGCTCGGCGAAGCGCTGCGTGGCGTCCGGCGGGAGTCGCTGGAGCTCGCCACCAAGGTCTGCCTGCCCACCGGCACCGGCCCCAACGACCGCGGCCTGTCCCGCAAGCACGTGCTGGAGTCGTGCCACGCGTCGCTGCGCCGGCTCGGCACCGACTACGTCGACCTCTACCAGGCTCATCGCTTCGACCAGCGGACGCCGCTGGAGGAGACCCTGGTCGCGTTCGACGACCTGGTCCGCCAGGGCAAGGTTCGCTACATCGGCGTCTCGGAGTGGACGGCGGCGCAGATCTCCGAGGCGCTCACGCTCGCCGACGAGCTGGGCCCGACTCGCCGGATCGTGGCCAACCAGCCGCAATACAACATGCTCTGGCGGGTCATCGAGCCGGAAGTGCTGCCGCTGTGCCGGCGCGAGGGCATCGCCCAGATCGTCTTCCAGCCGCTGGCCCAGGGCGTACTCACCGGAAAGTATCTGCCTGGTTCTGCCCCGCCGGCCGGCTCCCGAGCGGCCGGGGCGGGGCGCGCGCCCCGTTTCATCGGCCGCGTCCTTGGCGACGCGGTGCTCGACCGGGTGCAGCGGCTGCGCCCGCTGGCCGACCAGGCCGGGCTGACGATGGCCCAGCTCGCGATCGCCTGGACCTTGCGGACCGACGGCATCAGCGGCGCGATCATCGGCGCCACCCGTCCGGAGCAGGTCACCGAGAACGCTTCGGCGGCCGGCGTACACCTGACGCCCGAGATCCTGGCCGCGATTGACCAGACCCTCGGCGACCTGGTTGACACCGACCCGACGAAGACGGCCGACATGTTCGCCGTGAAGCCCGAATGGGCAGCGGCCTGA
- a CDS encoding PLDc N-terminal domain-containing protein, with product MADDFETGPVPFETGPAPQAGLREFWAGLGTARRAGVVTLAAFEVICTTAAALDLLRRPQHLVRGPKALWWPALFVQPVGSIAYLTWGRRLRTSSDVQP from the coding sequence ATGGCCGACGACTTCGAAACCGGGCCCGTGCCGTTCGAAACCGGGCCCGCGCCGCAGGCCGGGCTGCGCGAGTTCTGGGCCGGGCTCGGCACCGCGCGCCGCGCCGGCGTGGTCACCCTGGCGGCGTTCGAGGTGATCTGCACGACCGCCGCCGCGCTCGACCTGCTGCGTCGCCCGCAACACCTCGTCCGCGGCCCGAAGGCCCTCTGGTGGCCGGCGCTGTTCGTGCAGCCGGTCGGCTCGATCGCCTACCTGACCTGGGGCCGGCGCCTGCGCACCAGCAGCGACGTGCAGCCCTAG
- a CDS encoding ABC-F family ATP-binding cassette domain-containing protein: MSKSPLLAHDLVRTFGGRRVLDGVSLTAAPGDRIGLIGENGTGKSTLLRLLAGTDEPDGGSVVRPPDLGFLHQEMPFDPAATIADVVDDAVRESRALLADLDRLSAALVDDPIGPLEEYGELLDRAQETDAWDADRRAGLVLAGLGLGDLPHHRTLAEISGGQRGRLALAALLIRRPAALLLDEPTNHLDDAAAAFLEEQLTGMPGVVLLASHDRAFLDAVCTDLIDLDPAVDGPTRYGGNYTAYLAAKHAERERWERRFADEQEELAELRRSVAVTAHQVAHGRPARDSEKMGFGRTTGRVEQQISRRVRNAGRRLDELERAQVRKPPEPLRFRAPALATAGAEGLLVAARDLVVPGRLRLDRLDLSATDRLLVTGANGSGKSTLLAVLAGALAAEGEVRRRRGLRVGLLTQDSVFDRPDRTAREVYADVSGPDAVPLRSLGLIGPRDAARPVGELSVGQRRRLALAILLADPPELLLLDEPTNHLSPRLADELEEALGKGPGAIVVASHDRWLRDRWPGRQLDLLH, translated from the coding sequence ATGTCCAAATCCCCCCTGCTTGCCCATGATCTCGTCCGCACGTTCGGCGGCCGCCGGGTGCTCGACGGCGTGTCGCTGACCGCCGCGCCGGGCGATCGGATCGGCCTGATCGGTGAGAACGGCACCGGCAAGTCGACCCTGCTGCGGTTGCTCGCCGGCACCGACGAGCCCGACGGCGGCAGCGTCGTCCGCCCACCCGACCTGGGCTTCCTGCACCAGGAGATGCCGTTCGACCCGGCCGCGACGATCGCCGACGTGGTCGACGACGCGGTGCGCGAGTCGCGCGCGCTGCTCGCCGACCTCGACCGGCTCAGCGCCGCGCTGGTCGACGACCCGATCGGACCACTCGAGGAGTACGGCGAGCTGCTCGACCGCGCCCAGGAGACCGACGCCTGGGACGCCGACCGACGCGCCGGCCTGGTGCTGGCCGGCCTGGGCCTCGGCGATCTGCCGCACCACCGCACGCTCGCCGAGATCTCCGGCGGCCAGCGCGGCCGGCTGGCGCTGGCGGCCCTGCTGATCCGCCGGCCGGCGGCGCTGCTCCTGGACGAGCCGACCAACCACCTCGACGACGCGGCGGCGGCGTTCCTGGAGGAGCAGCTCACCGGCATGCCCGGTGTCGTGCTGCTGGCCAGCCACGACCGGGCGTTCCTCGACGCGGTCTGCACCGACCTGATCGACCTCGACCCCGCGGTCGACGGCCCGACCCGATACGGCGGCAACTACACCGCCTATCTGGCCGCGAAGCACGCCGAGCGGGAACGCTGGGAGCGCCGCTTCGCCGACGAGCAGGAGGAGCTCGCCGAGTTGCGCCGCTCGGTCGCGGTGACCGCGCACCAGGTCGCACACGGCCGGCCGGCCCGCGACAGCGAGAAGATGGGCTTCGGCCGCACGACGGGCCGGGTCGAGCAGCAGATCTCCCGCCGGGTCCGCAACGCCGGACGCCGCCTCGACGAGCTCGAACGCGCCCAGGTGCGCAAGCCGCCGGAGCCGCTGCGGTTCCGCGCGCCGGCGCTGGCCACGGCCGGGGCCGAGGGCCTGCTGGTCGCGGCCCGCGACCTGGTGGTGCCGGGCCGGCTGCGGCTGGACCGGCTCGACCTCTCGGCCACCGACCGGCTGCTGGTCACCGGTGCCAACGGCAGCGGCAAGTCGACCCTGCTGGCGGTGCTGGCCGGCGCGCTGGCCGCGGAGGGCGAGGTGCGGCGCCGGCGCGGCCTGCGGGTGGGCCTGCTCACCCAGGACAGCGTCTTCGACCGGCCCGACCGCACCGCGCGGGAGGTTTATGCGGACGTGTCAGGTCCGGATGCCGTACCCCTGCGGTCGCTGGGTTTGATCGGTCCCCGCGACGCCGCGCGCCCGGTGGGCGAGCTCTCCGTCGGCCAGCGCCGCCGACTGGCGCTTGCGATCCTCCTCGCCGACCCGCCCGAGTTGCTGTTGCTCGACGAGCCGACGAACCACCTCTCGCCGCGCCTGGCCGACGAGCTGGAGGAGGCCCTCGGCAAGGGCCCGGGCGCGATCGTGGTGGCCAGCCACGACCGCTGGCTGCGGGACCGCTGGCCCGGGCGTCAGCTGGACCTTCTACATTGA
- a CDS encoding amidase: protein MPHTDLIAPRSLADPLPLTAWLDRIDAVDPVIHAFVPEPGRRDRLANPPAGPLSGVPVGVKDIFRVDGLPTLAGSTLPPEEFAGPEASVVTRLRSAGAVVAGKTVTAEFASVAPGPTVNPHDPAHTPGGSSSGSAAAVAAGMVPVALGSQTLGSVIRPAAFCGVVGFRPTHGRVPMDGMVPHSPSLDTVGWFTADVASAARIAAIICPTWTADKKDRPPVLGVPAPAYLAQADTAAQAAFQEHLDTLRRAGFAVRTTDFLSDVDTIGARMRAINRFELVRTHAAWFAEYGDRYRPDTVAALREGQAVTPDDYAAAVSWQQVFRARYADTGVDVWVTPAAPGTAPRGIGHTGHAVMSVPFSVAGAPAVCVPAGQDPRGLPWGVQLAGARGADERLLGWAAAIEGVLAQPL, encoded by the coding sequence ATGCCGCACACCGACCTGATCGCACCGCGGTCGCTGGCCGACCCGCTCCCGCTCACCGCCTGGCTCGACCGGATCGACGCGGTCGACCCGGTGATCCACGCCTTCGTGCCCGAGCCGGGCCGCCGCGACCGCCTGGCCAACCCGCCGGCCGGCCCCCTCTCCGGCGTCCCCGTCGGAGTCAAGGACATCTTCCGCGTCGACGGACTGCCGACCCTGGCCGGCTCCACACTGCCGCCCGAGGAGTTCGCCGGCCCGGAGGCGTCCGTGGTGACCCGGCTCCGGTCAGCGGGCGCCGTGGTCGCCGGCAAGACGGTGACCGCCGAGTTCGCCAGCGTCGCACCCGGCCCGACCGTCAACCCGCACGACCCGGCGCATACCCCGGGCGGCTCCAGCAGCGGTTCGGCGGCGGCGGTGGCGGCCGGGATGGTGCCGGTCGCGCTCGGCTCGCAGACGCTCGGCTCGGTGATCCGCCCGGCGGCGTTCTGCGGCGTGGTCGGCTTCCGCCCGACCCACGGCCGGGTTCCGATGGACGGGATGGTGCCGCACTCGCCGTCGCTGGACACGGTCGGTTGGTTCACCGCCGATGTGGCCTCCGCGGCCCGCATCGCCGCGATCATCTGTCCAACATGGACCGCAGATAAGAAGGACCGCCCGCCGGTGCTGGGTGTGCCGGCGCCGGCCTACCTCGCCCAGGCCGACACCGCCGCGCAGGCGGCTTTCCAGGAACACCTCGACACGTTGCGCCGGGCGGGTTTCGCCGTGCGAACCACCGACTTCCTGTCCGATGTGGACACCATCGGAGCGAGGATGCGGGCGATCAACCGGTTCGAGCTGGTGCGCACCCACGCGGCCTGGTTCGCGGAGTACGGCGACCGCTACCGCCCGGACACCGTGGCGGCCCTGCGGGAGGGACAGGCGGTCACGCCCGACGACTACGCCGCGGCGGTTTCCTGGCAGCAGGTGTTCCGCGCGCGCTACGCCGACACCGGCGTCGACGTCTGGGTCACTCCCGCCGCACCGGGCACCGCGCCACGTGGAATCGGCCACACCGGCCACGCCGTCATGTCGGTGCCGTTCAGCGTCGCAGGAGCGCCCGCGGTGTGCGTACCCGCAGGTCAGGACCCTCGAGGTCTGCCCTGGGGCGTGCAACTGGCCGGGGCCCGCGGTGCCGACGAACGGCTGCTCGGCTGGGCGGCGGCGATCGAAGGGGTGCTCGCACAGCCGCTATAG
- a CDS encoding adenosine deaminase family protein codes for MTAATLPKTNLHLHLTGAMRPATLAELAARGGLPLPPPFTADTVHEWPAFQQRYDLARAAIRGPADIERVVVEAATDDAACGAEWIELQIDPTSYAPVAGSLAGAVEAALAGAARAPIPVGLIVAASWAAPPEHALRLATLAASYAGRGVVGFGLSNDERLGRVADVVPACRLAAEAGLKVVPHGGFYTPASHVADCVTLLGAHRIGHGLAAMRDPATRDLLAARGVALEICPTSYPPLGVAAIADLPIRELRAAGVLVALGTDDPLLFGSDLASQYTLVTTDPAEQADLARCAVIASAAPPAVRDELLTDITAWEKEIPA; via the coding sequence GTGACAGCCGCGACGCTACCCAAGACCAACCTGCATCTGCATCTCACGGGTGCGATGCGCCCGGCGACCCTGGCCGAGCTCGCGGCGCGCGGCGGCCTGCCGTTGCCGCCGCCGTTCACCGCTGACACGGTGCACGAGTGGCCGGCCTTCCAGCAGCGCTACGACCTGGCCCGCGCCGCGATCCGCGGGCCGGCCGACATCGAGCGGGTGGTGGTCGAGGCGGCGACCGACGACGCCGCGTGCGGCGCCGAGTGGATCGAGCTACAGATCGACCCGACGTCGTACGCCCCGGTGGCCGGCAGCCTGGCCGGTGCGGTCGAGGCGGCCCTGGCGGGTGCGGCCCGTGCACCGATCCCGGTCGGTCTGATCGTCGCGGCGAGTTGGGCGGCACCGCCGGAGCACGCCCTGCGGTTGGCGACGCTGGCCGCGTCGTACGCCGGTCGCGGTGTGGTGGGTTTCGGTCTGTCCAATGACGAGCGGCTGGGCCGGGTGGCCGACGTGGTCCCGGCCTGCCGGCTCGCCGCCGAGGCCGGGCTCAAGGTGGTGCCGCACGGTGGGTTCTACACACCGGCGTCGCACGTCGCCGACTGCGTCACGCTGCTCGGCGCACACCGGATCGGGCACGGCCTGGCCGCGATGCGTGACCCGGCGACCCGCGATCTGCTCGCCGCGCGCGGTGTCGCGCTGGAGATCTGCCCGACCTCCTATCCCCCGCTGGGCGTCGCGGCGATCGCGGACCTGCCGATCCGCGAGCTGCGCGCGGCGGGGGTGCTGGTCGCGCTCGGCACCGACGACCCGCTGCTGTTCGGCTCGGACCTGGCGAGCCAATACACGCTGGTCACTACCGACCCGGCGGAGCAGGCGGATCTGGCCCGGTGCGCGGTCATCGCGAGCGCCGCCCCGCCCGCCGTGCGGGACGAGTTGCTTACCGACATCACGGCGTGGGAGAAGGAGATTCCGGCATGA
- a CDS encoding Crp/Fnr family transcriptional regulator yields the protein MGSGLTLAAAVAASVLGTLPPALVDALLERGETVDFPAGGAIYRESASPRAWLVVDGLVRVYMTSPEGRQVTVRYARPGDVLGIAVLVGGPADVAAQTLAPSRLFRVDAATLTAAGRRDPRVSWAIAEELNRRLYDTLQQTAVNAFGSVRERVAAHLLDLASAEQRPQGGLVAHVTQQELADAVGSVREVVARVLRDFRQDELVATRPDSVHILDPAGLHLRHYQSHRQPGDVGERSGS from the coding sequence ATGGGCAGCGGCCTGACCCTCGCCGCGGCGGTGGCCGCCAGCGTTCTCGGCACGCTGCCGCCCGCCCTGGTCGACGCGCTGCTGGAGCGGGGCGAGACCGTCGACTTCCCGGCGGGCGGCGCGATCTACCGGGAGAGCGCGTCGCCGCGGGCGTGGCTCGTGGTCGACGGTCTCGTGCGCGTCTACATGACCTCACCGGAAGGGCGCCAGGTCACCGTCCGGTACGCCCGCCCCGGCGACGTGTTGGGGATCGCGGTCCTGGTCGGCGGCCCGGCCGACGTGGCCGCACAGACGCTGGCCCCGTCGCGCCTGTTCCGGGTCGACGCCGCGACGCTGACCGCCGCCGGGCGCCGCGACCCCAGGGTCTCGTGGGCGATCGCCGAAGAGCTGAACCGTCGGTTGTACGACACGCTCCAGCAGACGGCGGTCAACGCGTTCGGTTCGGTGCGCGAGCGGGTGGCCGCACACCTGCTCGACCTGGCGTCGGCCGAGCAGCGCCCGCAGGGCGGCCTCGTGGCACACGTCACGCAGCAGGAGTTGGCGGACGCCGTCGGCTCCGTCCGCGAGGTGGTGGCCCGCGTCCTGCGCGACTTCCGCCAGGACGAGTTGGTCGCGACCCGGCCGGACAGCGTGCACATCCTCGACCCGGCCGGGCTGCATCTGCGGCACTACCAAAGTCACAGACAGCCTGGCGACGTCGGCGAAAGATCAGGTTCGTGA
- a CDS encoding sugar kinase — protein sequence MTDIVGLGEAMVLFQPTDGEPLDTCTTASVHVAGAELNLLAAAARAGARAAFCSKVGADPFGGRVRAAAAALGVDTDLVATDPAFPTGVFFKDIRPDGARRVHYYRAGSAASTMDEADADRALAVAPRLVAVSGLTAALGAGPERAVVRLAREAHARGVAVALDPNLRPGLRPVGETLIALLPYTGYLVLGRDEAPALFGTDEPAEVFARAHAAGVGEVVLKAGADGCYYATGDGPAHLPTAAVRVVDPVGAGDAFAGGYLAARLAGIDTRGAAWLGSQFAAGVVATPGDTEGLPDWARARELVASA from the coding sequence GTGACCGACATCGTCGGCCTCGGTGAAGCGATGGTGCTCTTCCAGCCCACCGATGGCGAACCGCTCGACACCTGCACCACCGCCTCGGTGCACGTTGCCGGCGCCGAGCTCAACCTGCTGGCCGCCGCGGCCCGCGCCGGTGCCCGGGCGGCGTTCTGCAGCAAGGTCGGCGCCGACCCGTTCGGCGGCCGGGTGCGCGCCGCCGCGGCCGCCCTGGGCGTCGACACCGACCTGGTCGCCACCGACCCGGCGTTCCCGACCGGAGTGTTCTTCAAGGACATCCGACCCGACGGCGCGCGCCGGGTGCACTACTACCGGGCCGGCTCGGCGGCGTCCACGATGGACGAAGCCGACGCCGACCGGGCGCTGGCCGTCGCGCCCCGGCTGGTCGCCGTGTCGGGTCTGACCGCGGCGCTCGGTGCCGGCCCGGAGCGCGCGGTGGTGCGGTTGGCCCGGGAGGCGCACGCCCGGGGTGTCGCGGTCGCGCTCGACCCCAACCTGCGGCCCGGGCTGCGGCCGGTCGGCGAGACGCTGATCGCGCTGCTGCCGTACACCGGCTATCTGGTGTTGGGTCGAGACGAGGCGCCGGCGCTGTTCGGCACCGACGAGCCCGCCGAGGTGTTCGCCCGGGCCCACGCGGCCGGCGTCGGCGAAGTGGTGCTCAAGGCCGGCGCCGACGGCTGCTACTACGCGACCGGCGACGGCCCGGCCCACCTGCCCACAGCCGCGGTGCGGGTGGTCGACCCGGTCGGCGCGGGCGACGCGTTCGCGGGCGGCTACCTGGCGGCCCGGCTGGCCGGCATCGACACCCGCGGCGCCGCGTGGCTGGGCAGCCAGTTCGCCGCGGGCGTGGTGGCGACACCGGGCGACACCGAAGGGCTGCCGGACTGGGCGCGGGCCCGGGAACTCGTGGCGTCAGCCTAG
- a CDS encoding SRPBCC family protein, with protein MNFTNTITINRPPAEVFAFLADLENLPRWNYALSETRKISEGPVGVGARYLQTRTLPSRSEETLEVTAFEPDRLLALRGPLGPFESEVSYVLTAAGSGTTLSNTMDLRPTGAARLIAPLAGSRVKSAVAANLDALKQLLEHRV; from the coding sequence GTGAACTTCACCAACACCATCACGATCAACCGCCCGCCGGCCGAGGTCTTCGCCTTCCTCGCTGACCTGGAGAACTTGCCGCGCTGGAACTACGCGCTCAGCGAGACCCGGAAGATCTCCGAGGGGCCGGTCGGCGTCGGCGCGCGCTATCTGCAGACGAGGACGCTGCCCAGCCGCAGCGAGGAGACGCTCGAGGTGACGGCGTTCGAGCCCGACCGCCTGCTGGCGCTCCGCGGGCCGCTCGGGCCCTTCGAGTCCGAGGTCAGCTATGTGCTGACGGCGGCCGGGAGCGGCACCACCCTGTCCAACACCATGGACCTGCGCCCGACCGGCGCGGCCCGGCTGATCGCGCCGCTGGCTGGCTCGCGCGTCAAGTCGGCGGTGGCCGCCAACCTCGATGCCCTGAAGCAACTCCTCGAGCACCGCGTCTGA
- a CDS encoding serpin family protein, with the protein MIETAVARANALTARWAATVGDGHTTALSGAGVWPLLAYLAWAADGAGREELAAAVGMDPKDAQEAATGLIRLLRSEPGLRAAVGLWARSDVPLRDEWRQTLPAGSVGVLAVGALDAWVREQTGGLLDGMAAPVGTETLLVLATALTVRTTWKEPFEDGTLPVRTGPWAGQSMHALWRSGTDLDQLAVYDTASGPISVLSVEGDNGIGVDLVLGTPEAPAGAVLAAGVAIDSDTAPAVLGSQFTEDHTAPGLTLSGSYRRERQLHTGVPRFTVRGGHDLLETAELFGLRAVSDDRRGWFPGISDFPLAVAVARQDVTAAFTALGFEAAAVTHVNMVGGAGIPPHKRDLLFTIERPFGFVARHRASGLVLVAGWVAELEKFVMPRHQTVRLRVDDSGKLVLDDD; encoded by the coding sequence ATGATCGAGACGGCGGTGGCGCGGGCGAACGCGCTGACGGCACGGTGGGCGGCCACCGTGGGCGACGGCCACACCACGGCGTTGTCCGGTGCCGGGGTGTGGCCGCTGCTGGCCTACCTGGCCTGGGCCGCCGACGGCGCTGGTCGCGAGGAGTTGGCGGCCGCCGTCGGCATGGATCCGAAGGACGCCCAGGAGGCCGCGACCGGGCTGATCCGGTTGTTGCGGTCCGAACCAGGTCTGCGGGCGGCGGTCGGGCTGTGGGCGCGGTCTGATGTGCCGCTGCGCGACGAGTGGCGGCAGACCTTGCCCGCGGGGTCGGTCGGGGTGCTGGCCGTGGGCGCGCTTGACGCGTGGGTGCGCGAGCAGACCGGCGGCCTGCTGGACGGGATGGCGGCGCCCGTCGGAACGGAGACGCTGCTGGTGCTCGCGACGGCGCTGACGGTGCGCACCACCTGGAAGGAGCCGTTCGAGGACGGAACGCTCCCGGTGCGCACGGGTCCGTGGGCCGGGCAGTCGATGCACGCGTTGTGGCGGTCCGGCACCGACCTTGACCAGCTCGCGGTTTACGACACCGCGTCCGGCCCGATCTCCGTGCTGAGCGTCGAGGGCGACAACGGCATCGGAGTCGACCTGGTGCTGGGCACGCCCGAAGCGCCGGCGGGAGCGGTCCTCGCGGCCGGGGTCGCCATCGACAGCGACACGGCGCCGGCGGTGCTCGGATCCCAGTTCACCGAGGACCACACGGCGCCGGGCCTGACCCTGTCCGGGAGCTATCGCCGCGAGCGGCAACTGCACACCGGCGTGCCACGGTTCACTGTGCGGGGCGGACACGACCTGCTCGAGACGGCGGAGCTGTTCGGCCTACGCGCGGTCAGCGATGACCGCCGCGGGTGGTTCCCGGGTATCAGCGACTTCCCGCTCGCGGTCGCGGTGGCCCGCCAGGATGTGACCGCCGCGTTCACGGCGCTCGGCTTCGAGGCGGCCGCGGTGACCCACGTCAACATGGTCGGCGGTGCCGGGATCCCGCCGCACAAGCGCGACCTGCTCTTCACCATCGAGCGGCCGTTCGGGTTCGTGGCCCGGCACCGCGCCTCGGGCCTGGTGCTCGTCGCCGGCTGGGTGGCCGAGTTGGAGAAGTTCGTCATGCCCCGCCACCAGACGGTCCGCCTGCGCGTCGACGACTCCGGCAAGCTCGTGCTCGACGACGACTAG
- a CDS encoding MptD family putative ECF transporter S component, whose amino-acid sequence MSMRALRLTNQLGVAYLAVFTVVSALGGALVATTWIRAGLVAVLGTILWCLALVAAVLVTYPAKPPRTVLLSVAWVLSGLLMFASVMGFYTAVLEARGNRVEATVTQVRDSSEKGRHLYYALADPDGTRIPGELGSWPGAEIGASDNPEGEVGARVTVIRDPEGLVDPRLPDDVNGLAAVFVWVVVFTLTAVACMFAGRQPTDTPVVRRPRRT is encoded by the coding sequence GTGTCGATGCGAGCCCTCCGGCTGACCAATCAGCTCGGTGTGGCCTACCTGGCCGTGTTCACCGTCGTGTCGGCACTCGGCGGCGCGCTGGTCGCGACCACGTGGATCCGGGCCGGGCTGGTGGCTGTGCTGGGCACGATCCTGTGGTGCCTCGCCCTGGTGGCGGCGGTACTCGTCACCTATCCCGCGAAGCCTCCCCGCACGGTCCTGCTGTCCGTGGCGTGGGTCCTGTCCGGGCTGCTCATGTTCGCCAGCGTGATGGGCTTCTACACCGCCGTCCTCGAAGCGCGCGGGAATCGGGTCGAGGCCACCGTGACGCAGGTGCGGGACAGCAGCGAGAAGGGACGCCACCTCTACTACGCGCTGGCGGATCCGGACGGGACCCGCATTCCCGGCGAGCTGGGCTCGTGGCCGGGCGCCGAGATCGGTGCGAGCGACAATCCCGAAGGTGAGGTCGGCGCCCGGGTCACGGTGATCCGCGACCCGGAGGGCCTGGTCGATCCACGCCTGCCCGACGACGTCAACGGTCTGGCCGCGGTGTTCGTCTGGGTCGTGGTCTTCACCCTGACCGCCGTGGCCTGCATGTTCGCCGGGCGGCAGCCGACGGACACGCCCGTGGTGCGCCGCCCTCGCCGGACCTGA